In bacterium, one DNA window encodes the following:
- a CDS encoding copper homeostasis protein CutC produces MTTKRILEICTGSLDDCMAAEQGGADRIELNTSLISGGLTPSAGVILKVKEVISVPVIVMIRPRESGFVYNNHELSVMEKDIEIALNSGADGIAFGVLNENGEIDVNACKRLLNSSCGKVSVFHRAFDLIPDPEKALEVCIDLGFTRILTSGQRNSALEGADCIHKFLQQADGRIEILPAGGINPKTVLDVINKTGCT; encoded by the coding sequence ATGACAACAAAAAGAATACTTGAAATATGCACAGGTTCTCTTGACGACTGTATGGCTGCCGAGCAGGGCGGTGCAGATCGAATTGAGCTTAACACAAGCCTCATATCAGGCGGATTAACGCCTTCAGCCGGGGTAATACTAAAAGTCAAAGAAGTAATATCAGTTCCGGTTATTGTAATGATCAGGCCGAGAGAGAGTGGATTTGTTTATAACAATCATGAACTTTCCGTAATGGAAAAAGATATTGAAATTGCTCTTAATTCAGGAGCTGACGGTATTGCTTTCGGAGTTTTGAATGAGAATGGTGAGATTGATGTAAATGCTTGTAAACGATTATTGAATTCATCATGCGGAAAAGTTTCTGTATTTCACCGTGCTTTTGACCTGATACCTGACCCTGAAAAGGCCCTTGAAGTTTGTATTGATCTTGGATTTACACGTATTTTGACATCCGGACAGAGAAATTCAGCTCTTGAGGGTGCAGATTGTATACATAAATTTTTGCAGCAAGCTGATGGACGGATTGAGATTCTTCCTGCAGGAGGAATAAATCCCAAAACAGTACTAGATGTTATTAATAAAACAGGATGCACATAG
- a CDS encoding winged helix-turn-helix transcriptional regulator: MQQKVQATLKNSEKIIPFFKIVSNTTRFKILCILNEGERRVGEIQEMLGAKQSYVSQQLRHLKNAGYLSSRREGTQIYYQLIDKNFPEILKSLRKIILKK; the protein is encoded by the coding sequence ATGCAACAAAAGGTTCAGGCAACGTTGAAAAACAGTGAGAAGATCATCCCGTTTTTTAAGATCGTCTCCAACACAACGCGTTTTAAAATCCTCTGTATACTCAATGAAGGTGAGAGGCGTGTAGGCGAGATTCAGGAAATGCTCGGTGCAAAACAGTCCTACGTGTCACAGCAGTTAAGGCACCTGAAAAATGCAGGATATTTGAGCAGCAGAAGAGAAGGAACGCAGATTTACTACCAATTGATTGATAAAAATTTTCCGGAGATTTTAAAATCTCTGAGAAAGATTATCCTCAAAAAGTAG
- a CDS encoding phospholipase: MRKKFLACLVFLFLLSGVLSFGADKNLTKEENKWLAKSYRNDKNGWIFLHIEGKPFERGFQRGYLTANEIDEFLKTVAYVEKFNTAKDLDFFVDKASKLFKNKISEEYMEEMKGMVAGLNKAGKKINLDEMVFMNGFLDVLWYWWPEEKKKIYGAGCSAFIATGAATSDNKIVMAHNSWSDYALLRFCNIIVDIVPEKGNRILMQSWGPCIYSATDFFITGAGLVGTETTIGGFHGFNPKGTPIFERARKAMQYANTIDEWADIMIKNNNGAYANSWLVGNIKTNEIARLELGLKNHSLEKKKSGYFTGSNVASNIKILREETDASYDDIRSFCVARRVRWNQLIKKYYGKIEMEKAKIMLADHYDVFLEEEKPSSRTICGHWYLDNGGVPGSLGAYIPGGTIDGKVLDANMAAKWEIWAKWGSSCNIGFDADEFLEKHPQYDWLKGYLKSLPAMPWTIFKCKGE; encoded by the coding sequence ATGCGTAAAAAATTTTTAGCATGCTTGGTCTTTCTCTTCCTTCTATCAGGTGTTCTCTCTTTTGGAGCAGACAAAAACCTGACAAAGGAAGAAAACAAATGGTTGGCAAAATCTTATCGAAATGATAAAAACGGCTGGATTTTTTTGCACATTGAAGGCAAACCATTTGAAAGGGGATTTCAACGCGGCTATCTAACTGCCAATGAAATTGATGAGTTTTTGAAAACAGTTGCCTATGTTGAAAAATTTAATACTGCAAAAGATCTCGATTTTTTTGTTGATAAGGCTTCTAAACTTTTTAAAAATAAGATATCAGAAGAATACATGGAAGAAATGAAAGGGATGGTAGCTGGCCTAAACAAAGCAGGTAAAAAGATAAACCTTGATGAGATGGTTTTTATGAATGGTTTTCTCGATGTTCTCTGGTACTGGTGGCCTGAGGAGAAGAAAAAAATCTATGGTGCTGGATGCAGTGCATTTATTGCTACAGGAGCAGCAACTTCTGACAATAAAATTGTAATGGCCCACAACTCATGGTCTGATTATGCTCTTCTCAGATTTTGCAATATTATTGTGGATATTGTTCCGGAAAAAGGCAACAGAATTTTAATGCAATCCTGGGGGCCGTGCATATACAGCGCAACTGACTTCTTTATTACTGGAGCAGGCCTTGTTGGTACCGAGACTACAATCGGAGGCTTCCATGGATTTAATCCTAAAGGCACGCCCATTTTTGAGAGAGCCAGAAAAGCTATGCAGTACGCCAACACTATTGACGAATGGGCAGATATTATGATAAAAAACAACAACGGTGCCTATGCTAATTCGTGGCTTGTAGGAAATATTAAAACAAACGAGATTGCCCGGCTTGAACTTGGTTTAAAAAATCACAGTTTAGAAAAGAAAAAGAGCGGCTATTTTACAGGATCAAATGTGGCAAGCAACATAAAGATTTTAAGAGAAGAAACAGATGCGTCGTACGATGACATAAGAAGTTTCTGTGTTGCTCGTCGTGTACGCTGGAATCAATTGATTAAAAAATACTACGGAAAGATCGAAATGGAAAAAGCCAAAATAATGCTGGCGGATCATTACGATGTTTTTCTTGAAGAAGAAAAACCAAGTTCCAGAACTATATGCGGTCATTGGTATCTGGATAATGGAGGTGTGCCAGGGAGTTTGGGTGCATACATTCCCGGTGGGACTATTGACGGCAAGGTGCTTGATGCAAACATGGCAGCAAAATGGGAGATATGGGCAAAATGGGGGAGTTCATGTAACATAGGTTTCGATGCAGATGAGTTTTTAGAAAAACATCCCCAGTACGACTGGTTGAAGGGCTATTTGAAAAGCCTGCCAGCAATGCCCTGGACAATTTTTAAATGTAAAGGGGAATAA
- a CDS encoding antitoxin, translating into MKLDKFEQDVENNILDYKKISTKNELKINTIIKNAKEKKSINLRVNSYDLYLLKQKADQEGIPYQTLISSILHKYLTDQLIDQKNILKSVQLLKYSS; encoded by the coding sequence ATGAAGTTAGATAAATTCGAACAAGATGTTGAAAATAATATTCTGGATTATAAGAAAATTTCAACCAAAAATGAATTAAAAATTAATACCATTATAAAAAATGCAAAAGAAAAAAAGAGTATTAATTTACGAGTTAATAGTTATGACCTGTATTTGTTAAAACAAAAAGCAGATCAAGAAGGCATACCCTATCAAACATTAATATCAAGTATATTACATAAATATTTAACGGATCAATTAATTGATCAAAAAAATATTTTAAAAAGTGTGCAATTATTAAAGTATTCCAGCTAA
- a CDS encoding toxin, translating into MNTMIIWDENKNIKLKLERNISFEQISEIILEEKYIDILEHPKRRNQSIFVLEIHKYIYAVPFIIDNKENIILKTAFPSRKLNKKYRGQK; encoded by the coding sequence ATTAACACTATGATTATTTGGGATGAAAATAAAAATATAAAACTGAAATTGGAAAGGAATATTTCCTTTGAACAAATTTCGGAAATCATTTTAGAAGAAAAATATATTGATATTTTAGAACATCCCAAAAGAAGAAATCAAAGTATATTTGTATTAGAAATTCATAAATATATATATGCAGTGCCATTTATTATTGATAATAAAGAAAATATCATACTAAAAACAGCATTTCCAAGTAGAAAGTTAAATAAAAAATATCGAGGTCAGAAATGA